Proteins encoded by one window of Arachis ipaensis cultivar K30076 chromosome B04, Araip1.1, whole genome shotgun sequence:
- the LOC107635461 gene encoding coumaroyl-CoA:anthocyanidin 3-O-glucoside-6''-O-coumaroyltransferase 1-like, whose product MEKKVKHDDRVKVIEQCQVGPPPGSVRPTSVPLTFFDVPFLCLPVTCKRIFFYEFPYSTTHFLQEVIPNLKQSLSHSLKHFFPFSSNIVFPQKPQTPHILYSEGDTLTFIVAESTTANLDSLVSDTPRDVTCLHPFVPMLPSPRALEDGTLLIPPMAIQVTIFPNSGFTICINFSHVVVDGKGFHHFMKFWASVCGSKENIVTLPIHDRDTIKDPNGLKHIFLETVWNSTRERFMSLGHNVPSDNVRRTFVLRRDHVDHLKKYVSTKCQSHGLGTLHLSTFVVTCSLIWVCKVKSQDIVSNDDEELYICPWLDCRNVGELEIPSTYFGNCLVNGIVAIKRSKLVGQNGIFEAAVAIGSKVRELQSEPYKCAETFMSIFSKWSHRMLGIAGSPKLDVYETDFGWGKPKLSEVVQLDPQLVSLSDCRDKEDGIIEVGVALGRTQIHKFNTILEELLAIIVVCD is encoded by the exons ATGGAGAAGAAGGTGAAGCATGATGACAGAGTGAAGGTGATAGAGCAGTGTCAAGTAGGTCCTCCACCAGGTTCTGTTCGTCCAACCTCTGTTCCCCTTACTTTCTTTGATGTTCCTTTTTTATGCTTGCCTGTAACATGCAAACGCATTTTCTTCTATGAATTCCCTTACTCCACAACACACTTCTTACAAGAAGTGATTCCAAATCTGAAACAATCACTTTCACACTCTCTCAAACACTTCTTTCCTTTCTCTTCCAACATAGTTTTCCCTCAAAAGCCACAAACCCCTCACATTCTCTACTCAGAAGGTGACACTCTCACTTTCATAGTTGCTGAGTCCACGACAGCAAATCTTGACAGCCTCGTATCTGACACACCGAGAGATGTCACGTGCTTGCACCCCTTTGTTCCTATGTTGCCTTCTCCACGTGCCCTAGAGGATGGCACCTTGTTGATACCTCCTATGGCTATTCAAGTCACTATCTTCCCCAACTCTGGCTTCACTATATGCATCAATTTCAG TCACGTGGTGGTGGATGGGAAGGGATTCCATCACTTCATGAAGTTTTGGGCATCAGTTTGTGGGTCTAAAGAGAACATTGTTACTTTGCCAATCCATGATAGAGATACGATTAAAGATCCAAATGGACTTAAGCATATATTCTTAGAAACAGTGTGGAATTCTACAAGAGAAAGGTTCATGAGTCTTGGCCACAATGTTCCTAGTGACAATGTTCGCCGCACGTTTGTGCTGAGGCGTGACCAtgttgatcatttgaagaaaTACGTGTCTACTAAGTGCCAAAGCCATGGTCTAGGAACGTTACATTTGTCAACATTTGTTGTGACATGTTCTTTGATTTGGGTTTGTAAGGTAAAATCCCAAGATATTGTAAGTAATGATGATGAAGAATTATACATATGTCCTTGGTTAGATTGCCGTAACGTTGGTGAGTTGGAAATTCCCTCAACGTACTTTGGAAATTGTTTGGTTAATGGCATTGTTGCAATCAAGAGGAGCAAGCTAGTGGGGCAAAATGGTATTTTTGAAGCAGCTGTTGCTATTGGGAGCAAAGTTAGAGAATTGCAATCTGAACCTTATAAATGTGCCGAAACATTTATGTCAATTTTTAGTAAATGGTCGCATCGTATGTTGGGAATTGCAGGTTCGCCAAAGTTGGATGTGTACGAGACTGATTTTGGATGGGGAAAACCCAAATTGAGTGAAGTAGTTCAACTAGATCCTCAGTTGGTGTCCCTCTCTGATTGTAGGGACAAAGAAGATGGAATAATTGAAGTTGGTGTAGCACTTGGGAGGACTCAAATCCATAAATTCAACACCATTTTAGAAGAGCTTCTTGCAATCATTGTAGTTTGTGACTAA
- the LOC107635455 gene encoding uncharacterized protein LOC107635455 isoform X4, giving the protein MDKKKKQKHTTENKPTQQSTMEKKKKKQEQNENHKSKSIHDILPLELIHRILLRVPLKQLGRLKCVSKIWNTLISDPDFAKSHVHRSAASTHVCLFIDDYSKAFSVDIDAVFHRHKSATAVKEERSFSTISMPEQVMGYLNPTHLGLLGGCLALYSYDRDKTNIWVMKEYKVHSSWTFYQISGGGEQSAPLCLSNGSDIVALDSSLKFIDSYLRFAKSNVRGELLQLKCFDCRHLGHFKGRSSWWCKDIKSYIVYTQSLVPVPNEIKDKDKDKKKKNGHQNQKNDVKQGKRTRSE; this is encoded by the exons ATGgataagaagaagaagcagaagcacACAACAGAGAACAAACCAACACAGCAATCgaccatggagaagaagaagaagaagcaagagCAGAATGAGAATCACAAGAGCAAGAGCATTCACGATATTCTCCCTCTTGAGCTGATTCACAGAATCTTACTTAGGGTTCCGCTCAAACAACTCGGTCGCCTCAAGTGCGTTTCGAAGATATGGAACACTCTCATTTCCGATCCCGACTTTGCGAAATCGCATGTTCACCGCTCTGCCGCATCCACCCATGTATGCCTCTTCATAGATGACTACTCCAAGGCTTTCTCCGTTGACATTGACGCAGTATTTCACCGCCACAAGAGTGCTACTGCAGTAAAAGAG GAAAGGAGTTTCTCAACCATATCTATGCCTGAACAAGTGATGGGTTATCTCAATCCCACTCATCTCGGCCTACTAGGAGGCTGCCTGGCCTTGTATTCTTATGATCGCGATAAAACTAACATATGGGTGATGAAAGAATACAAAGTGCATTCATCTTGGACTTTCTATCAGATTTCTGGTGGTGGTGAACAGTCTGCGCCTCTGTGCTTATCCAATGGTAGTGACATTGTTGCACTAGATTCTAGTCTGAAATTTATAGATAGCTACTTAAGGTTTGCCAAATCTAATGTCAGAGGAGAGCTCCTCCAACTCAAATGTTTTGATTGTCGTCATCTGGGACATTTTAAAGGTCGGTCTAGTTGGTGGTGTAAGGACATCAAAAGCTACATTGTATACACACAGAGTCTCGTGCCAGTCCCTAATGAGATTAAGGATAAGGATaaggataagaagaagaaaaatg
- the LOC107635455 gene encoding F-box protein CPR30-like isoform X1 translates to MDKKKKQKHTTENKPTQQSTMEKKKKKQEQNENHKSKSIHDILPLELIHRILLRVPLKQLGRLKCVSKIWNTLISDPDFAKSHVHRSAASTHVCLFIDDYSKAFSVDIDAVFHRHKSATAVKEVSLPFKMKTHYNFEVMCSCRGLVLLHRAPHFFVVWNPVTGSSKRVSHSHIVSHCYPKWFMFPYGAILYGFGYDASQDDYLVVVASQDKNGHEHFDCLSLRTNSWINLDFALSKPLGRNNWESSGFFLNGAIHWSSRTLRVRDYSILIFDLKERSFSTISMPEQVMGYLNPTHLGLLGGCLALYSYDRDKTNIWVMKEYKVHSSWTFYQISGGGEQSAPLCLSNGSDIVALDSSLKFIDSYLRFAKSNVRGELLQLKCFDCRHLGHFKGRSSWWCKDIKSYIVYTQSLVPVPNEIKDKDKDKKKKNGHQNQKNDVKQGKRTRSE, encoded by the coding sequence ATGgataagaagaagaagcagaagcacACAACAGAGAACAAACCAACACAGCAATCgaccatggagaagaagaagaagaagcaagagCAGAATGAGAATCACAAGAGCAAGAGCATTCACGATATTCTCCCTCTTGAGCTGATTCACAGAATCTTACTTAGGGTTCCGCTCAAACAACTCGGTCGCCTCAAGTGCGTTTCGAAGATATGGAACACTCTCATTTCCGATCCCGACTTTGCGAAATCGCATGTTCACCGCTCTGCCGCATCCACCCATGTATGCCTCTTCATAGATGACTACTCCAAGGCTTTCTCCGTTGACATTGACGCAGTATTTCACCGCCACAAGAGTGCTACTGCAGTAAAAGAGGTATCTCTCCCTTTCAAGATGAAAACACATTATAATTTTGAAGTTATGTGCTCCTGCAGAGGGCTTGTTCTGTTACACCGAGCCCCGCATTTTTTTGTCGTATGGAATCCAGTGACTGGATCCAGCAAAAGAGTATCCCACTCTCACATTGTTTCTCATTGTTATCCCAAGTGGTTTATGTTTCCCTATGGAGCGATTTTGTATGGATTTGGTTACGATGCCTCACAGGATGACTACTTAGTTGTTGTAGCTTCTCAGGATAAGAATGGCCATGAGCACTTTGATTGCCTGTCTTTGAGAACCAATTCATGGATTAATCTTGATTTTGCACTCTCCAAACCCTTGGGTAGGAACAACTGGGAATCTAGTGGGTTCTTCTTGAATGGCGCTATTCATTGGTCGTCCCGCACTCTTAGAGTTAGAGATTATAGTATTCTTATATTTGATTTGAAGGAAAGGAGTTTCTCAACCATATCTATGCCTGAACAAGTGATGGGTTATCTCAATCCCACTCATCTCGGCCTACTAGGAGGCTGCCTGGCCTTGTATTCTTATGATCGCGATAAAACTAACATATGGGTGATGAAAGAATACAAAGTGCATTCATCTTGGACTTTCTATCAGATTTCTGGTGGTGGTGAACAGTCTGCGCCTCTGTGCTTATCCAATGGTAGTGACATTGTTGCACTAGATTCTAGTCTGAAATTTATAGATAGCTACTTAAGGTTTGCCAAATCTAATGTCAGAGGAGAGCTCCTCCAACTCAAATGTTTTGATTGTCGTCATCTGGGACATTTTAAAGGTCGGTCTAGTTGGTGGTGTAAGGACATCAAAAGCTACATTGTATACACACAGAGTCTCGTGCCAGTCCCTAATGAGATTAAGGATAAGGATaaggataagaagaagaaaaatg
- the LOC107635455 gene encoding F-box protein CPR30-like isoform X2: protein MDKKKKQKHTTENKPTQQSTMEKKKKKQEQNENHKSKSIHDILPLELIHRILLRVPLKQLGRLKCVSKIWNTLISDPDFAKSHVHRSAASTHVCLFIDDYSKAFSVDIDAVFHRHKSATAVKEVSLPFKMKTHYNFEVMCSCRGLVLLHRAPHFFVVWNPVTGSSKRVSHSHIVSHCYPKWFMFPYGAILYGFGYDASQDDYLVVVASQDKNGHEHFDCLSLRTNSWINLDFALSKPLGRNNWESSGFFLNGAIHWSSRTLRVRDYSILIFDLKERSFSTISMPEQVMGYLNPTHLGLLGGCLALYSYDRDKTNIWVMKEYKVHSSWTFYQISGGGEQSAPLCLSNGSDIVALDSSLKFIDSYLRFAKSNVRGELLQLKCFDCRHLGHFKGRSSWWCKDIKSYIVYTQSLVPVPNEIKDKDKDKKKKNGHPNHKDNVKQGKRTRSE, encoded by the coding sequence ATGgataagaagaagaagcagaagcacACAACAGAGAACAAACCAACACAGCAATCgaccatggagaagaagaagaagaagcaagagCAGAATGAGAATCACAAGAGCAAGAGCATTCACGATATTCTCCCTCTTGAGCTGATTCACAGAATCTTACTTAGGGTTCCGCTCAAACAACTCGGTCGCCTCAAGTGCGTTTCGAAGATATGGAACACTCTCATTTCCGATCCCGACTTTGCGAAATCGCATGTTCACCGCTCTGCCGCATCCACCCATGTATGCCTCTTCATAGATGACTACTCCAAGGCTTTCTCCGTTGACATTGACGCAGTATTTCACCGCCACAAGAGTGCTACTGCAGTAAAAGAGGTATCTCTCCCTTTCAAGATGAAAACACATTATAATTTTGAAGTTATGTGCTCCTGCAGAGGGCTTGTTCTGTTACACCGAGCCCCGCATTTTTTTGTCGTATGGAATCCAGTGACTGGATCCAGCAAAAGAGTATCCCACTCTCACATTGTTTCTCATTGTTATCCCAAGTGGTTTATGTTTCCCTATGGAGCGATTTTGTATGGATTTGGTTACGATGCCTCACAGGATGACTACTTAGTTGTTGTAGCTTCTCAGGATAAGAATGGCCATGAGCACTTTGATTGCCTGTCTTTGAGAACCAATTCATGGATTAATCTTGATTTTGCACTCTCCAAACCCTTGGGTAGGAACAACTGGGAATCTAGTGGGTTCTTCTTGAATGGCGCTATTCATTGGTCGTCCCGCACTCTTAGAGTTAGAGATTATAGTATTCTTATATTTGATTTGAAGGAAAGGAGTTTCTCAACCATATCTATGCCTGAACAAGTGATGGGTTATCTCAATCCCACTCATCTCGGCCTACTAGGAGGCTGCCTGGCCTTGTATTCTTATGATCGCGATAAAACTAACATATGGGTGATGAAAGAATACAAAGTGCATTCATCTTGGACTTTCTATCAGATTTCTGGTGGTGGTGAACAGTCTGCGCCTCTGTGCTTATCCAATGGTAGTGACATTGTTGCACTAGATTCTAGTCTGAAATTTATAGATAGCTACTTAAGGTTTGCCAAATCTAATGTCAGAGGAGAGCTCCTCCAACTCAAATGTTTTGATTGTCGTCATCTGGGACATTTTAAAGGTCGGTCTAGTTGGTGGTGTAAGGACATCAAAAGCTACATTGTATACACACAGAGTCTCGTGCCAGTCCCTAATGAGATTAAGGATAAGGATaaggataagaagaagaaaaatg
- the LOC107635462 gene encoding receptor-like protein kinase ANXUR2 → MFLKCLRFGDSKKGGKYPIVIEEQCHHFSFQALRKATNGFDKNLQIGEGGFGKFYKGCLKHNNGDASDHTIALKVMPIWYYEFKKEIEMLCELRHTNIISVIGFCYQKKKRIVVYEYLANGSLHDYLNNKNKEPLSWKKRLEICIGVARALHYLHVGAKRCCIIHRDIKPHNILLDGNMVPKISGFELSLYGALSASKEKKIEVDCVAGTVGYIAPEHIRHGYVTDKSDVFSFGMVLQFVMGHGVSRFKHDADTLEETIDPNLNGKIAPECWQVFTSVIQSCLQHEADERPTMGQVEILLENALSLQEQADITNTNAAPYTLLSTTCLSDIFSGCISNGDLTFDASMEEGSFSEVSSD, encoded by the coding sequence ATGTTTCTCAAATGTTTACGCTTTGGTGATTCAAAGAAGGGGGGAAAATATCCAATAGTAATAGAAGAGCAATGCCATCATTTTTCGTTTCAAGCTCTTAGAAAGGCAACCAACGGCTTTGACAAGAATCTTCAAATTGGAGAAGGAGGCTTTGGTAAGTTTTACAAAGGTTGTCTCAAACATAATAATGGTGATGCAAGTGATCATACGATCGCATTGAAGGTGATGCCTATTTGGTATTATGAGTTCAAGAAGGAAATTGAGATGCTATGTGAGCTTCGTCACACAAATATAATCTCCGTTATAGGCTTCTGCTACCAAAAAAAGAAACGTATTGTTGTATATGAGTACCTGGCGAATGGATCACTCCATGATTACTTGAATAATAAGAACAAAGAACCACTGTCATGGAAGAAGAGACTAGAGATCTGCATCGGAGTAGCACGTGCTCTACACTACCTTCACGTTGGAGCCAAGCGTTGTTGTATCATTCATCGTGACATAAAGCCTCATAACATTCTATTGGATGGGAATATGGTTCCCAAAATCTCGGGTTTTGAGTTATCATTGTACGGAGCGCTCTCTGCatcaaaggaaaagaaaattgaaGTAGATTGCGTTGCAGGCACAGTTGGATACATTGCTCCTGAACACATCCGGCATGGTTATGTCACTGATAAAAGTGATGTTTTCTCCTTTGGTATGGTTCTGCAATTCGTGATGGGCCACGGTGTTTCGCGCTTCAAACATGATGCCGACACTCTTGAGGAGACAATAGATCCAAATCTGAATGGGAAGATTGCACCAGAATGTTGGCAGGTATTCACTAGTGTCATACAGAGTTGCTTGCAGCACGAAGCAGATGAGCGACCTACAATGGGCCAAGTTGAGATACTGCTTGAGAATGCTCTCTCATTGCAGGAACAAGCTGATATTACAAACACCAATGCTGCTCCCTATACTTTATTATCCACTACTTGTTTGTCCGATATATTTTCAGGTTGTATAAGTAATGGTGATCTGACCTTTGATGCTTCAATGGAGGAAGGCTCTTTCTCGGAAGTAAGTAGTGACTAA
- the LOC107638153 gene encoding putative receptor-like protein kinase At5g39000, producing MVLKCLCFGDSKEEKNYPTVIEELCHRFSFEDLRKSTNNFDDKLVIGWSLFGDKVYKGCLKHNDAATEHTITLKVMVPHYSIQGSLEFKKEIEVLCQLRHPNIISLIGFCDQEKEKIVVYEYMANGSLGDYLGDGIRNNQPLSWKKRLEICIGVARALHYLHSGAKRAIIHRGINPNNILLDKNMMPKLANFGISVQGALSTLKPKEIKVDMIVGTCKWMAPEYVWNGIVTDKCDVFSFGMVLLDVVGHNEGQTHEETMDPILKGKIAPECWQVFTSVIQRCLQHEPDERPTMGEVEILLENALSLQEQADITNTNAAPYTLLSTSCLSDIFSGCISNGDLTFDASMEEGSFSEVSSD from the exons ATGGTCCTCAAATGTTTATGCTTTGGTGATTCAAAGGAGGAGAAAAACTATCCGACAGTAATAGAAGAGCTATGCCATCGATTTTCCTTTGAAGATCTTAGAAAATCAACCAACAACTTTGACGATAAACTAGTAATTGGGTGGTCACTCTTTGGTGATAAGGTATACAAAGGTTGTCTCAAACATAATGATGCTGCAACTGAGCATACCATTACATTGAAGGTGATGGTGCCTCATTACTCCATCCAAGGTTCACTTGAATTCAAGAAGGAAATTGAGGTGCTATGTCAGCTTCGTCACCCTAATATAATCTCTCTAATAGGCTTCTGCGACCAAGAAAAGGAAAAGATAGTTGTGTATGAGTACATGGCCAATGGATCACTTGGTGATTACTTGGGAGATGGGATTAGGAATAACCAACCACTTTCATGGAAGAAAAGACTAGAGATCTGCATCGGAGTAGCCCGGGCTCTACACTACCTTCACTCAGGAGCCAAGCGTGCTATCATTCATCGTGGTATAAATCCAAATAATATTCTTTTGGATAAGAATATGATGCCCAAACTTGCAAATTTTGGGATATCAGTGCAGGGAGCGCTCTCTACATTGAAGCCAAAGGAAATCAAAGTAGATATGATTGTAGGTACATGTAAATGGATGGCTCCGGAGTATGTCTGGAATGGTATTGTTACTGATAAATGTGATGTTTTCTCCTTTGGCATGGTTCTACTAGACGTGGTAGGCCATAATGAAGGGCAAACTCATGAGGAGACAATGGATCCAATTCTGAAAGGAAAGATTGCACCAGAATGTTGGCAGGTATTCACTAGTGTCATACAGAGATGCTTGCAGCACGAACCAGATGAGCGACCTACAATGGGCGAAGTTGAAATATTGCTTGAGAATGCTCTCTCATTGCAGGAACAAGCTGATATTACAAACACCAATGCTGCTCCCTATACTTTATTATCCACTAGTTGTTTGTCCGATATATTTTCAG GTTGTATAAGTAATGGTGATCTGACCTTTGATGCCTCAATGGAGGAAGGCTCTTTCTCGGAAGTAAGTAGTGACTAA